GTTTGATAGGGGAGATGAAACAAGAATAAAAAAAGTACTACGGAAAATGAGAGTTTTTAATCCAATACCAAGTAAGTATGGTGAATGGGAACCAAACGTAAGAACCAAGAACATAACTATTGACAGAATCATTGCTGATCCCTTCTTTAGAGACTCGCAGGATGACTATCTTATTCAGACAGTTGATTTTATAGCATATGCATTACTAAGATATGATTATCCAACAGGAAAAATAAAAAAATATGGGTTAGAAAATTTGTTCACAGCATTAAAACCAATACTAAACTTACACGCCCATCCTGCAGACCCGTACGGAGTTGTGAGAAAATAAGACAAAAATAAAAGCAAGACCGATTTCCCGGCGACTAATACCGGATCGACCCTGCACTTATAGTATATCATGATGAAAAAAGATTGTCAATGTCAAAATATGTCAAATAAAGACATTACTAATTAATTGTTAAAAGTTATGAAAAAAATAGGGGTTTCGCCTTTAGTTTTTCTTCTAATTGTATTTGCAATCTTATACTTGTACTTTACATTAGATATTACTAAAACATCAAAATTATATTTCCTTGAATTATACAACTATCAGATTAGTTATGCTAATCGATTAATCGAAAGGTATCGGAAATAGTTTATATCTGATAGTTATCATATCCCCATCTTTTTTAACTTCCATTTTAAAAATTTTTTCTACGTAATCTGCAGACAAAAACGTTTCGTTATTTTTTACTGATAGAGAATTCCCTAGGCTTATTTTTTCTCTACCAATGGTCACTGTTTTTTCTTTTAAATCAAAATAAATGTCGTTACTTTTTTCGTTCTTTATTATTATTCTATTTCCTTCTTTCACAACATTTTCTTCTTCTGTTCCGCTTGCCAATACTATAGCTTCAAGTGGCAAATAAATTTTTGAGTCATAAATAAAAGGTGCTTCTTTGAGGTATATCCTTTTTGTAGATTGGCCCAAAATAAAATTCTCATTGCTTATAGGCCTTATTCCTATATCTGCAGCGTTAGAGTTTAGATGAAAGAAACTTGGTGTAGGAGTAGTAAAAAAATATAATGCCCATATGACGAACAATAAAAAAGTAAGTGGAGCAATTATCGTAGCAATAGGGTCTGTAATATTATAAAACAATTCTCTTCTTTTTTTCATACGTTCACCTCTTTTAATTTTCTAATGCGTTGGTACTCTAAACTGTTTCAACACATTTTTATGCACATAAATCGACCTAGGCAGGTCCGCTGGTCTTTTTCCAGCACTTCCGTTGAAGACAAGCCTTTCTTTTTCTTTGTTATAATCATAGTGAAGAATGCATAATTTTATAAGAGTATCATTACTGAGTTTGCCTTTTCTTGAAAGTGACCGTACAGCATCCATATGATCTTTTTGTAATGCTTCATAATCTTCTTTATCTTGTTCTCTTTTCTGCTTCTTATATTCGTTTCTCCACTGCTTGGCTTTTTCTTGGTTTTCCTTTTTACGGCGTTCTTTCTCATGATGATATTCTGGAAATTGCTTTAGCATTTTAGTAACAGCTGGCTGTGATACACCAAGCTGCTGCGCTATTTCCACTAACTTAAATCCTTCAAGATATAGTTCGAGGGCTTTATTTTTTTTATCCATCATTCCACCTCTCAGGTTATATTTTTTGTTCCGTATTTTGGGCATACTGCGGCTATATACTATGTCTTTATCATCAATTTCCAGCCTTCTCCGGCTTTTTCTATTCTAATTTGTGCTACCTTCATAAGTCTTTCTGCTACTTTGAGGAGAAGCTCTTTATTTTTCATTGGTTTAAACTCAAGCCACATTATCTTCTGCCTCCCATGGCAATTACTTTACTGTTGCCTTTTTCTTCTTCAAACTTCTTCTGCATCCACTCTTCTAAGCCTCTCCTAGGGATGATTATTTTTTTGCCATGTATTTTCATAGCAGGAAAATCCTTATGTTTTGCAAGCTCATACATATAGCTTTTACTTACACCTAGCACTTTTGCTGCTTCATCTATTGTATAAGCGTCAAGTAAGGATAAAGGCTTTTGTTCTTCTTTATTCTTTTCTGCAGTGTTGAGAAGCTGGATGATTTGAGTTATAACGTCCGTAATGTCAACTTCAAATTTTATTGTTATTCTGTTATCCATGATTTTTTACCTCCTTATGTAAAATTGGAAGAAATAAGGGTATAATAGAGACAGAACAGTGGTTATACTTAAAAACTTATTCTGAATTATCGTTAAGAACTTTTAGTTCGATTATTTGCTAAAAAAATTTCATCTATAGTAGTATTGAAGAAATTTGCAATCTTGATTGCAGTTTCCATACCGGGAATTCTACCACGTTCAATTTGAGAAACATAATCCGGAGTTATTCCAAGATTCTTTGCTAATTCTTTTTGTGTAAGTTTATATTTCATTCTTAGCTCTTTTAGTTTATTCATTAGTGACCCTCCTGTATGAACTTGCTGTTCTTAATCTATTTATATTATACTGAACATTTAGTTCTATGTCAAGAACTTTTTGTTCATTTAAATATAAAAAATCGAACATTATGTTATAATTAATTTAAAACTAAAGCGAGTGGTGAAAGGAATATGTTAGGCAAAAGAATAAAGGAACTAAGAAAGAAAAAAGGACTAACGCAAAAAGATTTAGCCTTATATTTAGGTGTTTCAGATAGAGCAGTAGGATATTATGAAAATGAACAACGAACACCTCCTCCTGATATACTACAAAAAATAGCAGATTTTTTTAACGTTTCTGTTGACTATTTATTAGGGCGTACTGATAATCCATCTGAAATAAAAAATTTCTCAAAAGAGATATCAAAAAACCCTATTATTAACCAACCCCAAGAATGGCAGCCAAAGCTTACAGAGAAAGACAAAAAAGACATTGCTAAAACTCTAAAAGAATGGATGAAAGACCTCACAAGCGCAGAAGGACTGGCTTTCTTTAATGGTGAGCCGATTGATGAGGAAACTAAGGAATACTTGAAAGATTCTTTTGAGATGATTTTAAAACACGCTAGGTTGATGAATAAGAAAAAATATACTCCTAAAAAATACAGAAAGTAATCCCTGAAATGAAGGTGATATAGATTGGTTAAATATTCTCAGGAAGAAATAAAGCAGCTGGCAGAAAAACTCATTAAAAAAACTGATTCTGCCAGCCCCTTTGAAATAGCTAAATATTTAAATATTAACATTGTAGAATGTGAATTGGGTAATATTCTTGGTTACTATAAATATCATAAACGTAACAAGTACATAATAATTAATCAAAATCTTGATGAGGCTATGAAGCTGATTGTATGCTCGCATGAGCTCGGGCATGCAGTTTTACATACTCGTGTTAATACTCCATACCTAACTAAATTCACACTGTTTTCAGAGAGTCGAATTGAAAGAGACGCTAATGTATTTGCTATGTATGTTTTACAGCAACTAGGTAAATGGAATTACTATGTATTTGTTAATATTTTGAAATTGCCCGAAGTATTAATAAAAAATTCTAGTTGTGTAATCTAAACAAAAAGCTGGTTAAAAAGAAAACTGGCTTTATTGTTGAAGAAAATTAGAATACTTCACAAAAGCTAAATAAGGTTGAGGAGGGAATTTCTCATGGTTGACACAGAGTTAAGAGCTGCTGCATACGCAAGATACTCTAGCGATAATCAGCGAGAAGAGAGCATTGAGGCCCAATTAAGAGCCATAAAAGAGTACTGCGAAAAGAATAATATACAGCTTGTAAAGATATATACTGATGAAGCGAAAAGTGCTACAACCGATGACAGACCAGCATTTCTGCAGATGATAAAGGACAGCTCATTGGGTCTTTTTAATGCCGTTATTGTTCATAAATTGGACAGGTTCGCTCGCAACAGATATGACAGCGCCTTTTACAGAAGACAGTTGAAAAAGAATGGTGTAAAATTAATATCGGTATTAGAACAGCTTGACGATAGTCCTGAGTCTATAATTCTTGAGTCGGTACTTGAAGGGATGGCTGAGTACTACTCCAAAAACCTCGCAAGGGAGGTTATGAAAGGATTGAAAGAAAATGCTTTTCAGGCCAAATTTAATGGAGGTATACCACCTTTGGGATATGATATTGTGGATGGAAAATATGTGATAAACGAAAAAGAAGCTGAAGCAGTGAGACTGATTTTTGAGTTATATGCACATGGGTATGGATATAGGCAGATAATTGATGAATTAAACTTAAGAGGTTACAGAACTAAGAAGGGGAATCCGTTCAGCAAAAACAGCATTCATGAAATTTTAAAAAATGAAAAATATACAGGTAAATATATATTCAACAAAGGCACAAAGAAAAATCATAGAATAGTAAAAGAAGACGTAATCGTTATAGAGAATGCTATACCTGCAATCATTGATGAAGACTTATTTAAAAAAGTGCAGGAGAAAATGGAAGAAAGAAAAGTAACAAGAGGGGCTAATTCTGCAAAAAGGGTTTATCTTTTGTCAGGTCTTGTTTACTGCGGAATATGCGGTTCTAAAATGGTAGGGTGTTTAAGCAGAGGAAAATATGTAACTTATAGATGCAGCAGAAAGGACAGAACAAAGCAGTGCACAAATAGAGATATAAATAAAGAAAAAGTAGAAGCTTTTGTCATAGATGAGCTGAACAAGAGAGTGCTTGACCCAAAAGTAGCGCCGGTATTGGCTAGACTTTTAAACGAGGAGAATCAGAAGCTAAATAAAGAGAGAGCAGAAGAAATTACTTTTTTAAAAAAGCGCTACAAGGAGGTTGAAGAGCAGATGAAAAACATAGTAGAAGCTATTGCTCAGGGGATGTTCCAGCCAATAATGAAAGAAAAAATGAACGAATTAGAAGCAATGAGAAATGAGCTTGCTTACAGAATTAAAGAGCTGGAAAATAAAAAAGAGACAGACTTTATTACACCAGAAATGATTTTGAAAATCTTTGAAAAAGATAGGGAAATAATTAATTCATCGAAGGACCCTCATGAAATTAAAGAAGTGCTTAAAAACTACATAAAAAAAATAATCGTCACCCCAGATGAAATAAAGTGTGAATTTTACTTCTGGATAGGTGACGATTTCCGTTCTTTGCTGGTAGCGGCGAATCGCTCTCAACTTTGAACGGATTTTAAATTATGTTTTTACAATAAGAAAAAATTTCTTTAGCATACATTATTGCCTTTTCAGCTGTTTTAATATCTGGCATCCCTAAAGCTGTTGTGCCTGGCATGGCAGTAGGATATCTCGTTGGAATATAAAATTGGTTTAATACTTGGGCTTTAGATAGGAAGTTTTCAAAAGATTTATCATGTTGTGTACAAAGATTTACAAGATCTATTAAATTATGAATTCGAGGAGGATTATGTTTTTGACTTACTAAAAATGCTTTTAAAGCTTTTTCTACAGCCTGATGGGAAAAGAAACAAACCATATTGTATTTACCTGCTTTAAACATGATTTCTGCTGAGTCAAGGTCATCCATAGCAAAATCAAGCCATTGTTTTGCTTCTTTCATAAATAACCTTTCCTTTCTTTAATATTTCTTCAACGTAAAACATACTTTCTTTCATTTCTTCTATTTCTTTTGGGGTATACACTATAATATCCGTGCCAATAGTAGGCTTAGCAACTTTAACAACTTCCTCTAATCTTTCGTAAAAAGACTTGTCAGTATCCTTTATAACTATTAAATCAATATCGCTCCATTCATTTATTTGATTTGTCGCTAATGAACCAAATAATATTATTTTTTCAGGTTGATACTCTTTTATCAGCACTTCTACAATTCTTGTAAGTTCTCGATTTAATTGTTCTATTCTGCTCATAGAAAACACCTCAATTTGAAGGTTTTACCTTTAATCCGTTATATCAAATTGCAATTATTCTATAAGAGTTTATTTCCGTCTTTTTAATTTTTTATTTCCTCGCTTTAATTTCTGTAAGATGTGATATAATTATAATTATAGACAGAAAAACACTTCGAGTGTTATGAATATGTGGAATGTGGGAATAGGTAGATGTGAGCTACCTATTCTTTTTTTATGTTTATTTCTATTCTAAGAGTTTTAAATTTCTATTTTAATTGTTTATAGATCTCAAAAATTCTTCTTCACAATTAATTATAGCATGCATATTATAACATTTCTATGCAAAATTTCTTAAAGTTTTCTCTTGAATGCAGTGGCAAAACTGCCACTGCATTGTTATTATACTTTTACTTTAGTAAAATCGAGACCATACTGATACGACAAAATTGCTAAAGCTTCACTCAATCCATACTCATCAACAGCGTAATAGCTTTCAAGGTTGTCTAAAATACAACTCTGTTTGTTTCTTCTACACAACTTAACATGAGGGTAAGTACCATTGTGATGAGGCTGATATAATACCACCAAATCTCCTTTTTCTGCCAATCTCATCAGCTCATCTTTTTCATATTTGCCTTTCTTTTCTAGTATTTTTCTGGCTGTTTCTTTGAATTCTTCAGCTTTTTCTCTTAAAACTTTATAATCAAAATCAACAGTAATGTAAGTATTACCTCCAGCAAGTATATCGTTTGTGTAATCATCCCATCTTACATATTCATACTTCTTAACAACAGCTTCTACAAGCTTTTTAGAGACCTTCAAGTCTTTAATTCTAACTTCAATTGACTTATCTAAAAGGTATGTTTTAGCTCTGACGCTTACCTGTTTCGATGTTATGCCGTGCTTCCTTAAATTTTTTCTTATTTCTTCAGCAATTTCTCTAGCAGTCATTTTGCATTCCCTCCCCTAAAATTTCTTACTTGCTCGGATTTGATAGTCTACCGCTAGAACTTACTCTCTTACGCCATGTGCTTACACCTCCTCATTTTTTGTTTGCTTCTTGTTTGCCCCCGGCAGTTAAAACAAAACAGCCTGCGAGCCGAAGGTCAAGGGGTCGGGGAGGGATACCGGACCGAGCGTAAACGAGGGAGGATATGCTCACCGACCCGAAGGGCTTGCCCCTTGACCGAAAGGCGAGCAGGCGTATAATTTTTTGTGCGGGGGCAAACAAAAAAAACACGTCTGCAAAAGCAGAGGTGCTTAATTACAACATAGATGAAGTTTACAAAAAACTTTATTTGTGGCTACTAGAAAAGCTTTATTAACAACATTTATTATATAAAGTGGTTTTCTCGTAAAAAATCTTTTGGAGTATTAAAAGCTGTAAAGAAAAGCGGTGACCCAGCAAAGGATAGAGGAGATACAGGACCTACTGTCATAAATGCATATTGGCGCGAAAAAACATCAAAAGAACTATGAGGATCGCGGAATGATTGATATAATTTCAATGCATTAGTATCTCCTCCCACAATTTCTCTCAAAGCCTGAAATTCGGTTCCCAAGGCTAAGCCGAATCCAAAGAAGAAAATTCTAAGTTGTCCTATTATTTCCTTATGGAGACTCGACAATGTTTGACTTATAAACATCCATCCAAGACCATATTTTCTTGTAGTTCTTGCGGCATCAATTAATCTATTTTTTATTCTCTCCATTCTTTCATCTGTCTGTTTTTCTTTTGGTGCTAATCTATGGGCTTCATCTATTAACACTAAGGTATTAAGATTTGTTTTACTATATTTTTTTTCTTGTATTTGCTCTTTTTCTTTTTTATGATATACCGATTCTGCCATCTCAGTAATAGCTTCTAGAAACCTGTCAATTAACAAAGGTTTTATTTTCCTATCCCACACATCTTGCTCTACGTCTTCAGGCTTTTGAGATAAATCAATTATAATTAAAGGCCTTTTTTCAGGATAAAGAGATTCATTTACTATCTGCCCAGGACTTTTCCTACCATTACCTTGGAAAAATAGAGATACCTTTCGCCATTTTTCAAAAATACTTGTTTCTAAGTTATTTTCAATGTCACTTAAAGTTTTTACTATAGTATTCCTAACTCTTTCAACTCCACTTTTATCTGCATAAATTTTTTCAATAATTTGATGAATGTATTGCAATGTTTTCACAAATGTATTTTTATCTAAATTTTCAAGCTTGATATTTTTATCTTTTCGTAAAAATTCCAAAACATCTTCTGCTACTATTTCTTGATATTCTGAACTTTTTATTCCGAGTTCAAAGAAGAACTTATATTCTCGAAGTAATTCTACAAAGAGCTCCCATCTATCAAGTTTTAACGTAGAAAGGTCATATATAAACCATTCTTTATTTAACTTTTCTAAAATTGTGTGATTTAAAATATAAGACATATTATCGCCTTGTTTATTTCTTAAACTGAGAGCAAATTCTCCTTGAGGGTCCAAAACAAATATTCCCATATCTTCATACCTTGCATAAGCGAGTAATATCATTTTTGCTAAAACAGATTTTCCCGAACCTGTTTTCCCAAAAATGCCTATATGATAAGCTTCTCCAGCACCACAGGGACCAGAAGAAAAATCTTTAAACCACAAGGGTAATTTGGGGGTAGAACCATAAACATGACCAAGATAGAAAATTTCTTCTTTATACCTTTCTAAAAGTTTATTTAATATATCGTCAGTAACTAATTTAACAAATGTCCCAGTAGGCGGTACTGTTCCCAAGATGCTTGGTACGAATTTATCTCCTTCATCACTAAACACAGCACTTACTGTCATCTGCCCTAAATGAGTATCCTGTCTACCGCTTATTTGACTGATTTTCCCTTTTTGTCTTGCTAAAGATCTCATAGTAGGATCTTCAAGCCATGCATTTCTTAATTGAATTTCTGTTATTTGTCCTAAAGCATAATGTCTTTTTCCGTCTTGATTAAAATCAAAAAAAGCTAATTCTCCCACTAGTTTTTTATCCACTGCAGTTCCTAGAATATCTAAAGCAAGTCCACTAGTTGAAGAAGGCGAACCAATAGTAGCTATGCGTTCAGCATTATCCAATAGTTTTTCAAAATCCCCCACTTTTACTTACCTCCTTCAGTTCTATATCCATGCATAGTAAAAAATATTTCAGAAAAATCTTCGTCCTCGTACAATTCTATTATTTGCCGGGTTGAAGACTGCCTAAATGCAGGCATCGCACTTCCTAAATGTTTTACCATCCTATCAGCCATAAACAATGGATAAGGTTCCATAATACCTGCTGTACCACACTGATAACGTAATCCTTGAAATAATATAGATAATCGACTTTTATTGGTTGCAACAGAAGAAGGTATTTCTAATCTTAAAGCTGGCATCCATGAATGCGGTTTATAATACACAACATGAATTTTTTCAAGAAGTGAAGTTATTTCATCTATAACTCTATCTAATTTCTGGTCATCCTTTGACGAAGCTAAATGCCATTTTCCTATTGGTTTTTCCAAAGGAATTGGAGTAGTATATTCTCCAGCAGACAAAATAAAAGTCATTAGTGCCCTATCATCATAATGAGAAGCCCATCCTAAGCTTTTTCCAAGTTCTTGCCTTGTTGTATATTTTGGTAAACTAACCCATATTTTGTCACTCTTTGAAGCCTCAAGGACAGTTCTGTAAGCCATTAGAAACGATTCAAACCTTTTAATTAATTCTTCAATTATATCTGTATTTTTTTCTTTTGCTTTGGTCACTGCTTGATTCATATAAATTATAGGAGTAGTAAAAGAACCGTCCAACATTACAATATCATGAGGAGCATTTACAGCAAGTTCTAATTCCATTTGTATCATAATTCCTCTTACTATAGATGGTGTATCATCATCTCTTTTTTCATGAGCCATAAAAGTTAAATGTTTAGGTGCTTCCCAATGCCTTGTCTCAAAAGGAGGAGT
The sequence above is a segment of the Thermoanaerobacter ethanolicus JW 200 genome. Coding sequences within it:
- a CDS encoding stalk domain-containing protein produces the protein MKKRRELFYNITDPIATIIAPLTFLLFVIWALYFFTTPTPSFFHLNSNAADIGIRPISNENFILGQSTKRIYLKEAPFIYDSKIYLPLEAIVLASGTEEENVVKEGNRIIIKNEKSNDIYFDLKEKTVTIGREKISLGNSLSVKNNETFLSADYVEKIFKMEVKKDGDMITIRYKLFPIPFD
- a CDS encoding helix-turn-helix domain-containing protein, whose translation is MDKKNKALELYLEGFKLVEIAQQLGVSQPAVTKMLKQFPEYHHEKERRKKENQEKAKQWRNEYKKQKREQDKEDYEALQKDHMDAVRSLSRKGKLSNDTLIKLCILHYDYNKEKERLVFNGSAGKRPADLPRSIYVHKNVLKQFRVPTH
- a CDS encoding helix-turn-helix domain-containing protein, whose amino-acid sequence is MDNRITIKFEVDITDVITQIIQLLNTAEKNKEEQKPLSLLDAYTIDEAAKVLGVSKSYMYELAKHKDFPAMKIHGKKIIIPRRGLEEWMQKKFEEEKGNSKVIAMGGRR
- a CDS encoding helix-turn-helix transcriptional regulator; translation: MNKLKELRMKYKLTQKELAKNLGITPDYVSQIERGRIPGMETAIKIANFFNTTIDEIFLANNRTKSS
- a CDS encoding helix-turn-helix domain-containing protein, whose amino-acid sequence is MLGKRIKELRKKKGLTQKDLALYLGVSDRAVGYYENEQRTPPPDILQKIADFFNVSVDYLLGRTDNPSEIKNFSKEISKNPIINQPQEWQPKLTEKDKKDIAKTLKEWMKDLTSAEGLAFFNGEPIDEETKEYLKDSFEMILKHARLMNKKKYTPKKYRK
- a CDS encoding ImmA/IrrE family metallo-endopeptidase; protein product: MVKYSQEEIKQLAEKLIKKTDSASPFEIAKYLNINIVECELGNILGYYKYHKRNKYIIINQNLDEAMKLIVCSHELGHAVLHTRVNTPYLTKFTLFSESRIERDANVFAMYVLQQLGKWNYYVFVNILKLPEVLIKNSSCVI
- a CDS encoding recombinase family protein, with translation MVDTELRAAAYARYSSDNQREESIEAQLRAIKEYCEKNNIQLVKIYTDEAKSATTDDRPAFLQMIKDSSLGLFNAVIVHKLDRFARNRYDSAFYRRQLKKNGVKLISVLEQLDDSPESIILESVLEGMAEYYSKNLAREVMKGLKENAFQAKFNGGIPPLGYDIVDGKYVINEKEAEAVRLIFELYAHGYGYRQIIDELNLRGYRTKKGNPFSKNSIHEILKNEKYTGKYIFNKGTKKNHRIVKEDVIVIENAIPAIIDEDLFKKVQEKMEERKVTRGANSAKRVYLLSGLVYCGICGSKMVGCLSRGKYVTYRCSRKDRTKQCTNRDINKEKVEAFVIDELNKRVLDPKVAPVLARLLNEENQKLNKERAEEITFLKKRYKEVEEQMKNIVEAIAQGMFQPIMKEKMNELEAMRNELAYRIKELENKKETDFITPEMILKIFEKDREIINSSKDPHEIKEVLKNYIKKIIVTPDEIKCEFYFWIGDDFRSLLVAANRSQL
- a CDS encoding HEPN domain-containing protein — its product is MKEAKQWLDFAMDDLDSAEIMFKAGKYNMVCFFSHQAVEKALKAFLVSQKHNPPRIHNLIDLVNLCTQHDKSFENFLSKAQVLNQFYIPTRYPTAMPGTTALGMPDIKTAEKAIMYAKEIFSYCKNII
- a CDS encoding nucleotidyltransferase domain-containing protein; translated protein: MSRIEQLNRELTRIVEVLIKEYQPEKIILFGSLATNQINEWSDIDLIVIKDTDKSFYERLEEVVKVAKPTIGTDIIVYTPKEIEEMKESMFYVEEILKKGKVIYERSKTMA
- a CDS encoding ATP-binding protein, with amino-acid sequence MGDFEKLLDNAERIATIGSPSSTSGLALDILGTAVDKKLVGELAFFDFNQDGKRHYALGQITEIQLRNAWLEDPTMRSLARQKGKISQISGRQDTHLGQMTVSAVFSDEGDKFVPSILGTVPPTGTFVKLVTDDILNKLLERYKEEIFYLGHVYGSTPKLPLWFKDFSSGPCGAGEAYHIGIFGKTGSGKSVLAKMILLAYARYEDMGIFVLDPQGEFALSLRNKQGDNMSYILNHTILEKLNKEWFIYDLSTLKLDRWELFVELLREYKFFFELGIKSSEYQEIVAEDVLEFLRKDKNIKLENLDKNTFVKTLQYIHQIIEKIYADKSGVERVRNTIVKTLSDIENNLETSIFEKWRKVSLFFQGNGRKSPGQIVNESLYPEKRPLIIIDLSQKPEDVEQDVWDRKIKPLLIDRFLEAITEMAESVYHKKEKEQIQEKKYSKTNLNTLVLIDEAHRLAPKEKQTDERMERIKNRLIDAARTTRKYGLGWMFISQTLSSLHKEIIGQLRIFFFGFGLALGTEFQALREIVGGDTNALKLYQSFRDPHSSFDVFSRQYAFMTVGPVSPLSFAGSPLFFTAFNTPKDFLRENHFI
- a CDS encoding DNA double-strand break repair nuclease NurA; translated protein: MEEQSVFSELPEALVEEMLEKSNQIGEEILLMFKELKKKKKEIREQLQKSGMLKNDRELEFPQPPTTCGVDGSYAIEKLMAMDLVGCAAVAVEGLTPPFETRHWEAPKHLTFMAHEKRDDDTPSIVRGIMIQMELELAVNAPHDIVMLDGSFTTPIIYMNQAVTKAKEKNTDIIEELIKRFESFLMAYRTVLEASKSDKIWVSLPKYTTRQELGKSLGWASHYDDRALMTFILSAGEYTTPIPLEKPIGKWHLASSKDDQKLDRVIDEITSLLEKIHVVYYKPHSWMPALRLEIPSSVATNKSRLSILFQGLRYQCGTAGIMEPYPLFMADRMVKHLGSAMPAFRQSSTRQIIELYEDEDFSEIFFTMHGYRTEGGK